Proteins co-encoded in one Rhopalosiphum maidis isolate BTI-1 chromosome 2, ASM367621v3, whole genome shotgun sequence genomic window:
- the LOC113552914 gene encoding small integral membrane protein 29-like isoform X3: MVINVSVTNLTANTASTALAPVKSVAAPHPPVQLNPFTIVIIVIVACLMLIGIIIVIKRKRRLDRLRHSLIPFYSFDANEEEDWDSDLLQNEGGTQTIRSYGSVELNIMATEMRSKKGSFL; the protein is encoded by the exons ATGGTGATAAACGTTTCCGTCACTAATCTCACAGCCAATACAGCTTCCACTGCACTAGCGCCAGTCAAGTCTGTGGCAGCTCCACATCCACCTGTCCAGTTAAATCCATTCACTATTGTGATCATTGTTATTGTTGCTTGTTTAATGCTCATTGGT ataataattgtaattaaaagaaAGAGAAGACTAGACAGACTGCGGCATTCATTAATACCTTTCTATTCGTTTGATGCTAACGAAGAAGAAGACTGGGATTCAGATCTGTTACAAAATGAAGGTGGAACTCAAACCATTCGT AGCTATGGATCGGTCGAACTGAACATCATGGCTACAGAAATGAGAAGTAAAAAAGGATCATTCTTGTGA
- the LOC113552196 gene encoding HMG-Y-related protein A yields the protein MSDDGVVAEKRNRGRTPKSNDVNDKDTKDKETKKRGRPAGKLPAKADKKIEKEGENGEPVAKRGRGRPKKSQKKVKAVSSGRGRGRPPAKKVEKEESAEDNDEEEEEVEDED from the exons ATGTCTGACGATGGAGTTGTTGCAGAAAAGAGGAATCGTGGAAGAACCCCAAAATCAAATGAT GTAAACGATAAAGATACTAAAGACAAAGAAACTAAAAAACGTGGAAGACCAGCAGGTAAACTACCAGCAAAAGCTGATAAAAAGATTGAAAAAGAAGGTGAAAATGGTGAACCAGTAGCCAAAAGAGGCCGAGGAAGGCCCAAGAAGAGTCAAAAGAAGGTCAAA gCTGTGTCATCAGGAAGAGGACGAGGCAGACCACCAGCAAAAAAAGTGGAAAAAGAAGAATCTGCTGAAGACAATGACGAAGAGGAAGAAGAAGTAGAAGAtgaagattaa
- the LOC113552914 gene encoding small integral membrane protein 29-like isoform X1, which translates to MVINVSVTNLTANTASTALAPVKSVAAPHPPVQLNPFTIVIIVIVACLMLIGIIIVIKRKRRLDRLRHSLIPFYSFDANEEEDWDSDLLQNEGGTQTIRQHGQTFRHEGSFHSWHERFSPIQRAMDRSN; encoded by the exons ATGGTGATAAACGTTTCCGTCACTAATCTCACAGCCAATACAGCTTCCACTGCACTAGCGCCAGTCAAGTCTGTGGCAGCTCCACATCCACCTGTCCAGTTAAATCCATTCACTATTGTGATCATTGTTATTGTTGCTTGTTTAATGCTCATTGGT ataataattgtaattaaaagaaAGAGAAGACTAGACAGACTGCGGCATTCATTAATACCTTTCTATTCGTTTGATGCTAACGAAGAAGAAGACTGGGATTCAGATCTGTTACAAAATGAAGGTGGAACTCAAACCATTCGT CAGCATGGTCAAACATTTAGACACGAGGGCAGTTTCCACAGCTGGCATGAGAGATTTAGTCCGATTCAaag AGCTATGGATCGGTCGAACTGA
- the LOC113552914 gene encoding small integral membrane protein 29-like isoform X2 — translation MVINVSVTNLTANTASTALAPVKSVAAPHPPVQLNPFTIVIIVIVACLMLIGIIIVIKRKRRLDRLRHSLIPFYSFDANEEEDWDSDLLQNEGGTQTIRHGQTFRHEGSFHSWHERFSPIQRAMDRSN, via the exons ATGGTGATAAACGTTTCCGTCACTAATCTCACAGCCAATACAGCTTCCACTGCACTAGCGCCAGTCAAGTCTGTGGCAGCTCCACATCCACCTGTCCAGTTAAATCCATTCACTATTGTGATCATTGTTATTGTTGCTTGTTTAATGCTCATTGGT ataataattgtaattaaaagaaAGAGAAGACTAGACAGACTGCGGCATTCATTAATACCTTTCTATTCGTTTGATGCTAACGAAGAAGAAGACTGGGATTCAGATCTGTTACAAAATGAAGGTGGAACTCAAACCATTCGT CATGGTCAAACATTTAGACACGAGGGCAGTTTCCACAGCTGGCATGAGAGATTTAGTCCGATTCAaag AGCTATGGATCGGTCGAACTGA